In the genome of Monodelphis domestica isolate mMonDom1 chromosome 2, mMonDom1.pri, whole genome shotgun sequence, one region contains:
- the GPR52 gene encoding G-protein coupled receptor 52 has protein sequence MNESSRLTEPRAHNMSFGNVSEHHSCPLGFGHYNAEDVCILETVIIVLLTFLIIAGNFTVIFVFHCAPLLHHYTTSYFIQTMAYADLFVGVSCLVPTLSLLNYSTGVHESLTCQVFGYIISVLKSVSMACLACISVDRYLAITKPLSYNQLVTPCRLRICIILIWIYSCLIFLPSFFGWGKPGYHGDIFEWCATSWLTNAYFTGFIVCLLYAPAAFVICFTYFHIFKICRQHTKEINDRRARFPSHEVDAAGETGHSPDKRYAMVLFRITSVFYMLWLPYIIYFLLESSRVLDNPALSFLTTWLAISNSFCNCVIYSLSNSVFRLGLRRLSQTICSSCMCLKDQDIQDPKPRKRANSCSI, from the coding sequence ATGAATGAGTCCAGCAGGTTGACTGAACCAAGGGCTCACAACATGAGCTTTGGCAATGTGTCTGAGCATCACTCCTGTCCACTGGGATTTGGCCACTACAATGCAGAGGATGTCTGCATCCTGGAGACGGTCATTATTGTCCTGCTGACTTTCTTAATCATTGCTGGGAATTTCactgtcatttttgtctttcacTGTGCTCCACTTTTGCATCATTATACTACCAGCTATTTTATCCAGACCATGGCCTATGCTGATCTCTTCGTGGGAGTGAGCTGCTTGGTTCCCACTCTCTCCTTGCTTAATTATTCCACAGGTGTCCACGAGTCACTGACTTGCCAGGTTTTCGGATATATCATCTCAGTGCTGAAGAGTGTTTCCATGGCGTGCCTGGCTTGTATCAGTGTGGATCGCTACCTTGCCATCACCAAACCTCTTTCCTACAATCAGCTGGTCACTCCTTGTCGCTTGAGGATCTGCATTATTCTCATCTGGATCTATTCCTGCCTgatttttttgccttccttttttgGCTGGGGGAAACCAGGTTACCACGGTGACATTTTTGAGTGGTGTGCCACCTCTTGGCTCACCAATGCCTATTTTACTGGCTTCATTGTTTGTTTACTTTATGCTCCTGCTGCCTTTGTCATCTGCTTCACTTACTTCCACATTTTCAAAATCTGTCGGCAGCACACCAAAGAGATCAATGACCGAAGGGCCCGATTTCCCAGTCATGAAGTTGATGCTGCTGGAGAGACTGGACATAGCCCCGACAAACGCTATGCTATGGTTTTATTCCGGATAACCAGTGTGTTCTACATGCTCTGGCTTCCTTACATTATATACTTTCTTCTGGAGAGCTCCCGAGTCCTGGATAATCCCGCTCTCTCCTTCCTAACTACCTGGCTTGCTATAAGCAATAGTTTCTGTAACTGTGTAATATATAGTCTCTCCAATAGTGTTTTTAGGTTGGGCCTCCGAAGATTATCACAGACCATATGCTCATCTTGTATGTGTTTAAAAGACCAAGACATACAGGACCCCAAGCCCAGAAAACGGGCTAATTCCTGCTCCATCTAA